DNA sequence from the Actinomycetes bacterium genome:
TGTCCAGCGCGCGCCACTGGGGTGGTCGTTCGTCCGGCGCCAGGGCGGCTCGTACCGTGCGGTCGACCGCCGCCCGGTCGTCGACCCGCGCGACCCGGGCCTCGCCCCCCGGCCCGACCAGCAACATCTCCCCCGCGCTCAGGCGGGGCAGCCGGTCCCACCACTCGGCTCCCGCGTCCTCGAGGCGGACCCCTTGTGGGGCGCTCGCCCGCGCTGGGACCACCCCGTCCACGTGGCGGTGGATCGCCGCCAGCCGCGGGGGGTAGGCCTGGAGGTCGACGAGCAGCGCCAGGCCCCGCTCCCACGGCCCGCCGGGCCGGCCGGCCCGAAGGCGCCGGTACGCCGCCAGCCGGTGGTGCCCGTCGGCCACCAGCGCCTGGCGTCCGGCGAGGTCCCGCGCGACGCGGGCGAGCGTTTCGGGGTCGGTGAGCGCCCACAGCCGGTGGCGCAGCCCGTCGGGGGTCACGGCCTGCGCGAGGGGCTGCGTCGTGGCCACCTCGTCGACGGTGCGGGTGGTCGTCGCATCGTCACCGTGGAAGAGCAGCCAGATGGGCTCCAGGTTCGCGCCGGTGGCCGCCATCAGGCGCGTGCGGTCCTCCACCGGACCGGGCATGACGTCCTCGTGCGCCAGCACCGCGCCGCCCTCGGGGTCGCCGAGGCCCAGGGCCCCGATGACCCCTCGCTGGAGGACGCGGGTGCCCTCG
Encoded proteins:
- a CDS encoding DUF1015 domain-containing protein; this translates as MAGPDTLSLAGFRAWRYAPRIPLGAVLAPPYDVVERDEALALAHRDEHNVVRLVLPVGPDPAAAAARTLSTWIAEGVVVPDELDALYVYEQSEGTRVLQRGVIGALGLGDPEGGAVLAHEDVMPGPVEDRTRLMAATGANLEPIWLLFHGDDATTTRTVDEVATTQPLAQAVTPDGLRHRLWALTDPETLARVARDLAGRQALVADGHHRLAAYRRLRAGRPGGPWERGLALLVDLQAYPPRLAAIHRHVDGVVPARASAPQGVRLEDAGAEWWDRLPRLSAGEMLLVGPGGEARVARVDDRAAVDRTVRAALAPDERPPQWRALDTVVLHHVVLPAWGVPDEAVTYHHDAEHAVRRAAEAGGTAVLLAPVDIGTVFDLAGRGVRMPRKSTSFWPKPRSGLLLRVLEPPVTSAG